A stretch of DNA from Bacillota bacterium:
CAGAATGCGGCCCCGCTCGAGGAGCTCGTGAAGCAACGCACGGTCCTCCGCCCTCTCTGTGAACAACACCTGGGTCTTCATATCGGCACCATCTCTGTATTCTACTTTGATGGATCTCTCGCCGTATCTTAGCTTGAGGGCTCGCGGCGAGTCCATGGCCACGATCCGTCCTTCGTTCAAGAAGGCCACCCGGTCACAGAGCTCGTCTGCTACGAACATGTTGTGGGTGGTCAGAAAGACCGTGCACCCTTCACGCTGCTTCTGCCGGATGATGTCCTTGATTCGGCCAGCAAGGGAGGGGTCGAGTCCGGCCGTGGGCTCATCGAGGAAGAGAATGCTTGGGTTGTTGACGAGGGCGCGCACGAACACCAGGCGCTGCTTCATTCCTTTCGAATACGAACCGGCGCTCCTATGCGCGGCCTCGCGAAGGCCCACCATGTCCAGAAGCTTCATGGGGTCTTGGGTCGGGACGTCGAAGAGCCCTGCGAAATACGATAGGTTCTCGTAGCCTGACAACTTCTCGTAGACATTTGGATGCTCGAAAGACACGCCTATGCTGTTGAAGAACCTGCGCCCGAGCCTTCTCACGGACACACCGTCGTACAAGACCTCTCCCCTTTGCAGCCTGAGCAGGCCGGTCATGATGTTCTGCACCGTGCTCTTGCCGGCCCCGCTCGGCCCCAAGAAGCCGAAGATCTCTCCCTTGGAAATCGTGAAGGACACATCGCTCACGGCGTACCGGCCTTCGCCCGTGTAGTCGTGGAACACGTGCGCAACTTCGATCACGATGACCCCTCCTCTGGGTGGAGGTCCGCGCGAGACTCCCTCACAGAACGGATGATTCTCTCCATTTGGTCGACATAGGAGCGCAGAGCCTCGTAGCCCGCCAACGTCAGTGCAACGCTGGTCTCGGGCTTGTTTCCCTTGATACGTTTGTGGATCCGGACGTACCCGGCTGCCTCAAGGTTCCTCAGTTGGACGGAGAGATTGCCCCCCGTGAGCCCGAGGCCCTCCTTGAGCTCGTTGAAGAGAACCCGGTCTTTCGTCTGGCTTGCCAGATACGTAAGGATGAGAAGCCTCGCCCGTTCGTGGATCACCTTGTCTATGACGAAACCGCCCCTGTCCTCACTCACGGCCGGGCTCTCCTTCGCGAGCCTGGATCCTCGCAGCGACAGTGCCATACACGAAGGCGGCTACGAACCCGAGACCGAATGTCAACACCAGCCCCAGCAGAGGATCCAACCTATTCCCCAGGAACAGGACGACCAAGCCTGTGGCAATGAGCCAGTCGCCGCTCACCACCAGCTCCCTGAAATCGAAGACGTTGATGAGAGCGTTCATCACGAGCCCGAATAGGATCGCGATCGTGGGGACGACGTACGACACAAGCCCGCGGATGGTGAGGAAAACGACCACGCCCGCGCCCGCTACGACATGTGGCACGAGGATGAGAACCATCCGCTCGCTGTACACCTCTTTCAAGAGACGCAGAAGCGTGTACTCAGATCGAATCCTCCTGGCTGCAGCCATCAGCCCCGAGATCTTGACGCCCCCACCCGCGGCGAAGGCCGCAGCGCTCAGGACGATCAGAGCGGCACGAGCCCAAGCCGGTGACTCCGCGTAACTCCCGTAGAATCTGTAGAGAAGGTACAACCCTCCGCAGAGAGCCGTCATGGCGAGGCCGGTTATCAGGTACACAACTCGCATGACCTGAGAAATCGGGAGCCACCTCATGATCCCGCCGCTCTTGGCTATGGCCGTCTTGATGAACTTTAGGTCCTCGATAACTCGCTCCGCCTCTAGACCTTCTTGCATGACCAGCCCGACCTCCTGTTCGCATCAACCCGATCTCCTATTGTTTATGTCATAAACCTATCTATAGGATAGTAGAGTTTATGTCGCATGTCAAGAGCTGTGCCTTCGCTGTCCGGAACGACTTCGCGGGGCTGTTGCGCCGCACGATCCTGCCGAGCCGGTCACGCATCCCTACCCCGCAAGTAAGCGTGACTGACGTGCCTCGAGCAGTCGTGCGGAACCCAGCTTTCGCGAATGCATGGACGAGCGCCTGCCAGACAGCGCGAAGCCATATTGCGCAGGCGAGGCTTTCTGCGCAAACGAGGCTTTCATCCGACAAGTAGCGAGTGTCTAAAGAGATTGGGAAGCGGAAGACCCTGGTGGTACGATTGGAGCGGACCAAACCTGCTTGGGGCGTCCAGGTCCAGGGGTCGGATCCGGAGTCGACGGAGAGGGTTCAGCCTCGAGCCGGCCTGGTGATATCGCGAGCGTCACCGTCGCCTCGCGCGGGGGATGCAGAGTCGACGTGGGAGGCGCGAGCGGATCACGGAACTTGCGCGTCACGAGAGACGCCTCTACTCATGATGACCTTCGCCGCTACCACGTTTCCCCAGACGCCCCAAGAGGACAGCGGCGACCCGTACAGCAAGGCAGCGAGAAACCCTGCATTGAATGCATCACCGACTCCCGTGGTGTCCGCGGCTCTCACCGGGCGCGTGGGGCATCTCAGGATCTCAGGTTCGGACTCGGCGCTATCCGGGCTCCTATCACCAGGCGACCAGTGGGCGGCCGTCCCACGCCGCAGTGCCACGATCGAACCGCGCCGCCCCAGCTTGACGCCTATGCACGGCACGCGCTGCAGGATGGCGCGAATCCCCGATTCCACTGCTTCGCACCCTGTGAGAGTCTGCAGCTCGCGACTGTTGCAGAGCAGCACTTGGGTGGCTTCAAGCATTCGCTCAACGGCACCGATGGCGAGCCGGCCCACGACGGGAGTGGGGTCGAAAGCGACCATGCCCCCCGTCCTTCTGACTCTTTGAGCGGCATTCAAGCACTTCTTGGCTTGCTCATCGTCCTGCAGACAGTACCCCGATACCATGAGAAGCGGGGTGTGGTCGAGAGCCCGTTCGAGCGCCGGCGTCATCTCCATCGGAGTGGACGAAGCCCCGCGGTACGAGAACATGGTTCTCTCGCCACCCGAGTCGGCGAATGAGATCACGTATCCGGTGGTTCCTGTCGAGCGGATGTGCGACGAGTCCACGCCGGCGGCCGCGAGGTGGCGCGTGAGGTAACGCCCGTTCTCGTCGTCGCCCACAGCCGTGACAAGGCAGCATGAAACCTTGAGCGAGGCAAGGCACACGCTCGCGTTGAGCCCGGCACCCCCCGGGCGCCTTTCGCACGAGCGGATCTGCGCGTCCCCGCCCGCCATCGGCATCTCGTCTACCTTGCACACGTAGTCTACGAGCGCGTCGCCGAGCACTACCGCAGGCGGGCGCTCGTAACTGTCTGGGATATCCATTGCCCCGAAGTCCGTCCACACGTCGCAACGCGCCTCGCCCAATCGCCAACGCCTCCTTCCAGTAGAACGCGACGTTCCTCAACTCCCTGATGGGGGGTGAGGCCCGCGAGGAGGAAGTCACACCCGGGCTCGGACGTTCTCCTACTTGATCTATTGGCCTTGAGGACACGCCGCCGGCTCGAACCCGGCCCTCCGATGGGCCCTCAAGGCCCTGCAATCCCATGCCTCTCAGGAAGAGGGAGGGGGCGGCCATTGGATCACCCGAGACCGCCCCCTCCACGTGCTCACGCTCCGGTTGCGAGGGCACCACACCTTGACCGGTCTACATGAACACCCAGCTCATCACGACTATGGCAACGAGCGCCGTAACCCCCGTGATGAGGGATGAGACCGTCTGACACTTGTAGCCGGTGGGGACGTCCATACCCGACAGCTGAGTCACGACCCAGAAGTAGCTGTCGTTTGCATGCGACACCACCATGGAGCCCGCTCCGATAGCCAGCACGACCAGTGCCTTCGCCGTCTCCCCGCCCAGCCCCATCGGCGTGAGAAGCGGAGCCATAAGCGCCGACGTGGTGATCAGAGCCACCGTCGACGAACCCTGGGCTGTCTTGAGGGCAGCGGATACGAGGAAGGGGAGGAGAATGCCCATGTGCCACTTGCCAAGGGTCGCGCCCAGATAGCTCGCGAGGGGAGTCGCTCGGATGACGTTCCCGAGCGCGCCTCCCGCGGCGGTGATGAGGATTATCCATCCCGCCGTCGCGACGCCCGCCCCTATCCAGTCACTCCACACCTCGCGGCTCAGCCTGGGCACTGTCAGCAGGGCGAGAAACGTGCCGATGAGGAGGGCGGTCACCGGGTGCCCTATGAAGTCGAAGAGGGTCTTCCATCCCGCTCGTCCCAACGGAGCGCTGGGAAGGTCCGCGACAGACTTAAGGAGTATGAGGATCACCGGAACGATGATCGGCGCGAACGACTTGGCGGGAGAAGGCAGGCCTTTCTCGTCTACGTAAGCGTCTTTCAATGTGACGCCCGGCTCGTCTGCGACGGCGACGGAGTACCTTGAGGCAACCTTCTCAGCGAACCACCAACCGGCCAGCATCGCGGGGAATGCAGCGAGGACCCCATAGACGATAACGCGCCCCAAGTCCGCTCCGATTGTGCCCGCAGCAGCGATTGGACCGGGGGTCGGAGGCACGAGGGTATGCGTTGAGTAGAGACCCATCGAAAGCGCGATCGCCATCGTTGTCAAGCTGGTGCGGGTCGCTGCGGCGAGAGCCTTGTTCAGGGGTGAGAGGATCACGAACCCCGAGTCGCAGAAGACGGGGATGGACACCACGTACCCGGTTAGAGCCATCGCGAGGGCGGCGCGGGCGCGTCCCACCAGGCGCAGCATGGTCCGTGCCATCGTCTCCGCTGCGCCGCTCTTCTCGAGTATTGTACCCATGGCCGCGCCGAGCGCGATCACTATGCCGATGGAGGAGACCGTGCTTCCGAATCCTGCGGTGATGCTGTCCACTATCGTGAGCAACGGCATCTTCGCCAGCAAGCCCATTATGAAAGACGCGAGGATCAGCGCTAGAAAAGCATGCATTCGTACGCTTGCGGTAGTGTAGATGATGAACACCACCACAGCGGCGAGCGCAAACAGCAACCAGGCCCCACCTGCCATTTCGCCTCAGCCTCCCTTTCATCTTTGGTCACCGGACACTCGGATGCGGGAAAACAATCGGAGATCTCGACTAGCATCACCTCCTACTCACGAAGATGGGTCGCTAATCAAGAATTCGCCGCGCGACCTAACGATCCTCCACAGGGTGCAAAGCCGTCTATTCCTCCCGGAGTCTTCCCGTGCTGTCTATGACGACTTTTATCCTTTCGGGCTCCCCCATGAGACGCATGGCTTCGTGGATTCGGTCGAGCGGCATACGGTGCGTGACGATCTTCTCCGGATCCACAAGGCCCTTCTCCATGAGGTCTATCGCTTTGGCCATGACGCGCGGAGTGACCGAAAACGACGCATCCATTCGGATCTCAGTGAAGTGTATCGTTGCGGGCGATACCTCTATCGTGCCTGGGACGATCACGCCGAACATGTTCACTCGAGTCCCTTTCCTGCATAGGCGGAACGCCAGCTTGGCGGCCTCGAGGACGCCCGCAGCCTCGAATACTATGTCCGGCCCTCCTGGGAGGATCCGCCCTACCGAGTCCACCGGGTCTTCCTCGCTCGAGTTGATGACGTGGGTGGCCCCGCACCTGAGAGCGTGCTCGAGCTTGTACCGCTGGATGTCTATCAAGACGAGGCGGCCAGCGCCGGCAGCACTGGCTATCTGAGTGACGAGCAGGCCCATGGACCCGGCTCCTATGACCACCACGTCCTCTCCCACGCGAATCTCGCTGTATTCCACAAGCCCCTTGTACGAACCGGCGAGTGGCTCGGTCAAGGCCGCAGCGATGAAGGACAGCCCAGGAGGCTTTCGGAACACGCTGGTCACCGGGACGCGCACGTACTCCGCGAAGCCGCCGTCCAGCACTCGCTCGAAACCGTCGCCTCCGATGACTGCCCCATTCTCGCAGTAGTGCTGCATTCCGAGACGGCACATGCCGCACCGTCCGCAGAACACCGCCGGAGAGACGATGACCGCGTCTCCTTTGCGAAAGTCCTCCACCCCCGGACCCGTCTCGTCGACCATGCCCGAGATCTCGTGCCCCATGACGATGGGCGGCGTGTAGTTGCGTCTCGCCCCAATGAAGGCGGAGTAGTCGGTCTGGCACACACCGCACGCCGCCACCCGAACCACCAGCTCGCCCGGCCCTGGCCGCGGCTTGGGAACGTCTCTCAAGACGAGCTGATGCGGGCCCTCGAGGACAGCTGCCAACATCGAAGTCCCCCTCCTTGCGCGAACTTGCGCCGCGTCGTCACACTCCGGGTTTCCACTGGGTGTGGAAGGAGCCCGGTCGATCAACTCTCCTGTACGTGTGGGCGCCGAAGTAATCTCGCTGGGCCTGGATGAGGTTGGCGGGCAAGTGTTCGCACCGGTACGAGTCATACCATGCCAAAGCGGAGCCCATGGCGGGCACAGGCAGCCCGCGCAGAACGGCGGCGCTCACGACCTTTCTCCACGCGCGCTGAGCCAAGGCCACGACTCGACGAAACTCCTCCCCGAGGAGCAGGTTGCAAAGGTCCGGGTCCCTTCTGAACGCCTCGGCCACACGGTCGAGGAAACGGGCTCTAATGATACACCCGGCTCGCCATGTCCGCGCCACCGTCGCAAGGTCCAGCTTCCAGCCGTATTCCACGGATGCCTGTCTCAAGAGGGCGAAGCCCTGCGCGTAAGAACAAATCTTGGAGGCGTAGAGTGCCTGCTCAATGTGTCCTAGGGTGATCCGCATCGCATCCCGCTCGTCACCGCCCGGTCTCCCGCCTAGCCCCGCCCCGTCGTTCGGCGCCGGGCCCGAACATGCGCCGCGCTCCACTGCGTCCTCCTCCACCTGCGCCTCAGGCCAAGGGCCCGCAAGGCATCGCGACGCCAGCTCACGCTCGCCTTTGAGAGCCGACACGAACCGCGCGAAAACGGCCTCAGCGATCGTCGGGGCAGGTACGCCCAGATCCAACGACTCCAGGCTCGTCCACTTTCCAGTCCCCTTCTGCTCCGCCTCGTCCAGAATCACCTCCACCAGGGGGCGTCCCGTTTCCGCGTCGACACGCCTCAAAACGTCCGCGGCAGCCTCGATGAGATACGATTCGAGCTCCCCGCGGTTCCACTCATCGAACACGTCCGCAGCCTCCGCCACACCTAGGCCGCAGACCTTCCTCATCAGATGGTACGCCTCAGCGATGAGCTGCATGTCCGCGTACTCGATCCCGTTGTGCACCATCTTGACGAAATGGCCCGCGCCACCGGGGCCCATGTACGATGCACACGCTTTGCCGTCCTCCCGAGCCTTTGCCGAAATATCCACGAAGACGTCACGCAGGAGCGACCAGCCTTCCGGGTCCCCTCCCGCCATGATGCTCGGCCCGCGTCTCGCGCCTTCTTCGCCGCCTGACACCCCTACCCCCAGGTACCGCAGGCCGAGCTCCTCCAGGGTCCTCTGCCTTCGCACCGTGTCCCTGAAATGCGAATTCCCACAGTCTGCTACCACATCCCCGGGTTCAAGCACCTGCGCCAGTTGCTCGATCGTGTCGTCCACCGCAGCGCCTGCCCTTACCATCAGCACGATGCGCCGCGGTGTCGAGAGAGTCTCCACCAGCTCAGCGATGGATCGCGCGGGAACCACCCTCGCGCCATACCCGGCTGCATGAGCCTTCCTCACGAACTCCTCCATCGTCGCCAGCGTGCGGTTGAACACCGCGACCCTGTACCCGCGGTCAGCCATGTTGAGGACCAGATTCTGCCCCATCACCGCGAGACCCACCACACCCACGTCGGCTTTCCCATTCGCCAAAGACGCGTCCGCTCCGCGGGCTTCCTCCGTTCGGTCAGCGCTGCAGCGCGCGCCATTCTCCATGCCTTTCATTCCTCTCCTTCACACCCCTCGCATCCGCCGTCGCGCGCCCCACGATCGAGCCCCGCCCTCTCCGCCCGACACCGCGTCATCCTTTGACCGCCCCGGCAGTCAACCCTGCAACGATGTACCTTTGAGCGATGAGCGCTATGACGAGGATCGGCACTGTGATGACCACGGCGGCCGCCATGAGCCCGCCCCAGTTGATCTCCGAGTACGATAGGAAGTTGAACACCGCTATGGGCAGGGTGCGGGTTCGCGCTCCCGTAAGGACCACCGCGAACATGAAGTTGTTCCACGAGAAAACGAATGACAAGATGGAGCTCGTCAGCACACCGGGGCCTGTCAACGGCAGTAGGACGCGCGAGAAAGCCCCCGCCCGCGTGGAACCGTCCACCATCGCCGCCTCTTCCAGTTCCTTGGGCAGAGACTCGAAGAATGGCACCATCACCCAGATCATGAAGGGCAATCCGACGAGCATGTGGCTAAGGATAAGGGATGTGTACGTGTCCACCAACCGCAGCCTCGAGAAAAGTATGAACCAGGGAATGAGGAATGTTATCCCCGGAACGATTCGCGCAACCAGGATCACCAATGCGAGCTTCCGTTGGCGGAAACGCGCTATGGAGTATGCGGCCGGCAACCCGAGGACTAGCGACAAAAACGTGGAACCCGCCGCGACGACGAGGCTGTTCCAGATGAAGTGCGTGAACTGATACTGCCGGAACACCTCCTGGTAGTGCAGCAACGTCGGTCTGAACACCCACGAAGGAGGCATCCGGATGATGTCCGCCTGCCGCTTCAGCGAACACACCGCCATCCAAAGGAACGGAAAGACGAATGGGATTATGATGACCAGAAGGAGAAGCACGTGCGCTATCTCTTTCCTCAGCCGATCTCGCGACCTAACCTTTCGCGTCGCGCCTTCCCGCGCGCACCGCTCCGCAGCCGCCGTCTTGGCGTTGCCCCATGCCTTGTTCGCTCGCATCGTGAACACCATGACAACCCCCGATCACGCCTCCACTGGTCTTCGAGCCCAGCTCAGGACTATGGCCGAGCCGAGCACTATCGCGAAGAAGATCATCAGCAGCGCGGAGGCCTTCCCCATCTGGAAGTACTGAAAGCCAAGGACGAACGAGTAGATGTTTAGAGTCTCCGACGAAAACCCGGGACCGCCCTGGGTCATCGTATAGATGATGTCGAAGGTCTTTAAAGCATCTATGGCTCTGAGCGTCATTGCCGCTACTATCGCCGGCCGTAGCAGGGGAAGCGTGACGTGCCGGACCGTCTGCCAAGGCGTTGCCCCGTCGACCAGAGCCGCTTCGAATGGGTCGCGGGGAAGCGCGGTCAACGCCGCAAGCACGATGAGGGTGATCATCGGCGTCCACTGCCACACGTCCACGAGCACGAGCGACGGCAAGGCTTGCCGGGGAGAAGCCAACCAGTGTAGGGGCGGCAGACCCAGAAGGCTCAAGAAGTAATTCGCCACGCCTATCGTAGGCTCGTATATGAGCAGCCACACCATCCCCACGGCCACGGGCGTCGCGACCATGGGAAGGAGGAAAACGGTCTTGACAAGGTTCCTGCCTCTCCCTTCCCGGTTGAGCGCAAGTGCGATGGACACCCCCAACAGCGTCTCCAGGATCACCGCAAGGATCGTGAAATAGAAGGTCCGCCACACAGCGCCTGAGAACCTGTCGTCGCTCAAGATGAGTGACGCGTAATTCGCTGCACCCACCCATGAAGGTGGCGCCATGGATGACATGCTCCACTCCGTTGTCGACAGCCTGAGCGTGTACGCAATGGGAAACACCATCATGACGAAAACGAACACCAGCGCCGGCAGCGGAAAAACGTATCGGAGGTTTCTATCGAGCCAACCACCCCGCAACATGACCCACCCCCACGTGGCAACCGGCGAAGGGCCCCGGGCCCGGCAGGGGCCCTTCGCTCGCATCTTCCATCTCCGGCCGAGCGCACGCAGCTACCGACGGCTATTTCTCCTTGTCGAGCAGCGCCTGGTAGTCCGCATTCGCTTTCTTGGCCGCCGCGGCCACGTCGCCGCCTTCGATAGCGGTGACTATGACAGAGCCGATAATGTCTCTTGCCTGGCCCACCGCAATGACATTGGGCCGGTCATACGGAAGGCCTATCTTGCCCGACTGCGCGATGACCGACACGAGCTGCGCAGGGAAGTTCTTTATCCCTTCCTCGCTCTCCCAGGCCGAGGTGCGCGCGCTGGGAACCTGCCGGTTTTGAGTCTTCAGGGTCGTCTCCTTGCTGGTAGCCCACTTTATGAACTCCCATGCAGCTTCCTTGTGTCGCGACGTCGCGCTCATGGAGAGCCCCCAGGACACGATCGAGTACGGTCTCGCGCCCGCTGGTCCCGCGGGGAAGACCGCGAACCCGACTTTGTCGCCCACTTCAGACTGCGCCGGGTCGAGGAGGTTCGAGTAGAAGACAGATGCATCGGTGTACATTGCCGCCTTACCCTGGGCGAAAATGGCCAGGGCCTGCGGCCAGCTCATGTTCAGCACCCCTGGAGGACCGTACTTGCGAAGCAGGTCTCCGTAGAACGTGAAAGCCTTGATGGCTTCGGGAGTATCCAGCGTCGCTTTGCCGTCCTTGTCGAAGGCTCCACCGAAGCTATAGAGGTAGCTGGAGAATTGCGTCACGGCGGGTGAGCGCTGACCTCGGGATACTATGCCGAACATCCCCTTGCCAGGGTTGTGGAAGTGCTTCGCGGCCGCCTCGAGCTCGGCGAGCGTCGTGGGGACCTTGATATTGTCCTTCTCAAACAGATCCTTTCTGTAGTAGATGATCTCCTGCTCAGTTACGATTGGTATCCCGGTCACGAAACCTTTCACGGTCTCCGCCTGAACCGCCGCCGGGAAGAAGTCAGCGAAATCCCAGTCTGCCTGTGTGAGCCTGGGATCGTCGATCAGTTTCTTGAGGTCGGTGTACCACCCGTTCTTGTGGAATTGCTTGGCTTCCTGAAGGGGTCTCTGCATGAACACGTCGATGGTGGACGTCCCCGAGGCGAACTCCACGGTCAGCTTCTGAGTGAGCTGATCCTCGAAATAAGACTCCGCGTTCACCTTGATGCCCGTGGCCTGCTCGAATTCGGGGATGAGGGGTCGGATCGCATCAGCCCAGGGATGGTTCGCGAGGACGACCCTGAGAGCCGTCCCCTTGTAGGGCTGCTGCGCGCCAGATGCGGCAGTGCCGACAGCCCCCAAGAACACGACGGCAACGCACAAGGTGACGAACCTCACAT
This window harbors:
- a CDS encoding ABC transporter ATP-binding protein: MIEVAHVFHDYTGEGRYAVSDVSFTISKGEIFGFLGPSGAGKSTVQNIMTGLLRLQRGEVLYDGVSVRRLGRRFFNSIGVSFEHPNVYEKLSGYENLSYFAGLFDVPTQDPMKLLDMVGLREAAHRSAGSYSKGMKQRLVFVRALVNNPSILFLDEPTAGLDPSLAGRIKDIIRQKQREGCTVFLTTHNMFVADELCDRVAFLNEGRIVAMDSPRALKLRYGERSIKVEYRDGADMKTQVLFTERAEDRALLHELLERGRILTIHSREATLEQIFISLTGRELA
- a CDS encoding transcriptional regulator yields the protein MSEDRGGFVIDKVIHERARLLILTYLASQTKDRVLFNELKEGLGLTGGNLSVQLRNLEAAGYVRIHKRIKGNKPETSVALTLAGYEALRSYVDQMERIIRSVRESRADLHPEEGSS
- a CDS encoding carbohydrate kinase family protein; translated protein: MGEARCDVWTDFGAMDIPDSYERPPAVVLGDALVDYVCKVDEMPMAGGDAQIRSCERRPGGAGLNASVCLASLKVSCCLVTAVGDDENGRYLTRHLAAAGVDSSHIRSTGTTGYVISFADSGGERTMFSYRGASSTPMEMTPALERALDHTPLLMVSGYCLQDDEQAKKCLNAAQRVRRTGGMVAFDPTPVVGRLAIGAVERMLEATQVLLCNSRELQTLTGCEAVESGIRAILQRVPCIGVKLGRRGSIVALRRGTAAHWSPGDRSPDSAESEPEILRCPTRPVRAADTTGVGDAFNAGFLAALLYGSPLSSWGVWGNVVAAKVIMSRGVSRDAQVP
- a CDS encoding GntP family permease; this translates as MAGGAWLLFALAAVVVFIIYTTASVRMHAFLALILASFIMGLLAKMPLLTIVDSITAGFGSTVSSIGIVIALGAAMGTILEKSGAAETMARTMLRLVGRARAALAMALTGYVVSIPVFCDSGFVILSPLNKALAAATRTSLTTMAIALSMGLYSTHTLVPPTPGPIAAAGTIGADLGRVIVYGVLAAFPAMLAGWWFAEKVASRYSVAVADEPGVTLKDAYVDEKGLPSPAKSFAPIIVPVILILLKSVADLPSAPLGRAGWKTLFDFIGHPVTALLIGTFLALLTVPRLSREVWSDWIGAGVATAGWIILITAAGGALGNVIRATPLASYLGATLGKWHMGILLPFLVSAALKTAQGSSTVALITTSALMAPLLTPMGLGGETAKALVVLAIGAGSMVVSHANDSYFWVVTQLSGMDVPTGYKCQTVSSLITGVTALVAIVVMSWVFM
- a CDS encoding alcohol dehydrogenase catalytic domain-containing protein gives rise to the protein MLAAVLEGPHQLVLRDVPKPRPGPGELVVRVAACGVCQTDYSAFIGARRNYTPPIVMGHEISGMVDETGPGVEDFRKGDAVIVSPAVFCGRCGMCRLGMQHYCENGAVIGGDGFERVLDGGFAEYVRVPVTSVFRKPPGLSFIAAALTEPLAGSYKGLVEYSEIRVGEDVVVIGAGSMGLLVTQIASAAGAGRLVLIDIQRYKLEHALRCGATHVINSSEEDPVDSVGRILPGGPDIVFEAAGVLEAAKLAFRLCRKGTRVNMFGVIVPGTIEVSPATIHFTEIRMDASFSVTPRVMAKAIDLMEKGLVDPEKIVTHRMPLDRIHEAMRLMGEPERIKVVIDSTGRLREE
- the gndA gene encoding NADP-dependent phosphogluconate dehydrogenase, producing the protein MKGMENGARCSADRTEEARGADASLANGKADVGVVGLAVMGQNLVLNMADRGYRVAVFNRTLATMEEFVRKAHAAGYGARVVPARSIAELVETLSTPRRIVLMVRAGAAVDDTIEQLAQVLEPGDVVADCGNSHFRDTVRRQRTLEELGLRYLGVGVSGGEEGARRGPSIMAGGDPEGWSLLRDVFVDISAKAREDGKACASYMGPGGAGHFVKMVHNGIEYADMQLIAEAYHLMRKVCGLGVAEAADVFDEWNRGELESYLIEAAADVLRRVDAETGRPLVEVILDEAEQKGTGKWTSLESLDLGVPAPTIAEAVFARFVSALKGERELASRCLAGPWPEAQVEEDAVERGACSGPAPNDGAGLGGRPGGDERDAMRITLGHIEQALYASKICSYAQGFALLRQASVEYGWKLDLATVARTWRAGCIIRARFLDRVAEAFRRDPDLCNLLLGEEFRRVVALAQRAWRKVVSAAVLRGLPVPAMGSALAWYDSYRCEHLPANLIQAQRDYFGAHTYRRVDRPGSFHTQWKPGV
- a CDS encoding carbohydrate ABC transporter permease; translated protein: MFTMRANKAWGNAKTAAAERCAREGATRKVRSRDRLRKEIAHVLLLLVIIIPFVFPFLWMAVCSLKRQADIIRMPPSWVFRPTLLHYQEVFRQYQFTHFIWNSLVVAAGSTFLSLVLGLPAAYSIARFRQRKLALVILVARIVPGITFLIPWFILFSRLRLVDTYTSLILSHMLVGLPFMIWVMVPFFESLPKELEEAAMVDGSTRAGAFSRVLLPLTGPGVLTSSILSFVFSWNNFMFAVVLTGARTRTLPIAVFNFLSYSEINWGGLMAAAVVITVPILVIALIAQRYIVAGLTAGAVKG
- a CDS encoding sugar ABC transporter permease, with the translated sequence MLRGGWLDRNLRYVFPLPALVFVFVMMVFPIAYTLRLSTTEWSMSSMAPPSWVGAANYASLILSDDRFSGAVWRTFYFTILAVILETLLGVSIALALNREGRGRNLVKTVFLLPMVATPVAVGMVWLLIYEPTIGVANYFLSLLGLPPLHWLASPRQALPSLVLVDVWQWTPMITLIVLAALTALPRDPFEAALVDGATPWQTVRHVTLPLLRPAIVAAMTLRAIDALKTFDIIYTMTQGGPGFSSETLNIYSFVLGFQYFQMGKASALLMIFFAIVLGSAIVLSWARRPVEA
- a CDS encoding sugar ABC transporter substrate-binding protein, giving the protein MKWHVRFVTLCVAVVFLGAVGTAASGAQQPYKGTALRVVLANHPWADAIRPLIPEFEQATGIKVNAESYFEDQLTQKLTVEFASGTSTIDVFMQRPLQEAKQFHKNGWYTDLKKLIDDPRLTQADWDFADFFPAAVQAETVKGFVTGIPIVTEQEIIYYRKDLFEKDNIKVPTTLAELEAAAKHFHNPGKGMFGIVSRGQRSPAVTQFSSYLYSFGGAFDKDGKATLDTPEAIKAFTFYGDLLRKYGPPGVLNMSWPQALAIFAQGKAAMYTDASVFYSNLLDPAQSEVGDKVGFAVFPAGPAGARPYSIVSWGLSMSATSRHKEAAWEFIKWATSKETTLKTQNRQVPSARTSAWESEEGIKNFPAQLVSVIAQSGKIGLPYDRPNVIAVGQARDIIGSVIVTAIEGGDVAAAAKKANADYQALLDKEK